From Pseudomonas arsenicoxydans:
GCCCTCGATACCGACAAGGCTTCTGCCGCCAAGGTTGCGCAAGTCTGGCATTCGGACTGGCTACCGCCAGGTTTCGAGTTGACCAGCAGCAATGCCCGCAAGGATCCTGAGACCAAAACCCAGGTCAACAGTCTGATGTATGACGATGGTCTGGCGCGCTTCTCGGTATTTCTTGAGCCGTTGAACGGTGCGACTGTCACCGACACCCGGACACAGCTAGGACCAACCGTCGCTGTGTCCCGGCGCTTGACGACTCCTCAAGGCGAGATAATGGTGACTGTGGTCGGCGAGATTCCGATAGGTACTGCCGAACGGATTGCGCTGTCCATGCGCACCGATGCCACTGCAACCAAGTAGTGAGCTGATACCGAAATGTTTGGTGAGCATTTCAATTTGCAAAAAAACCTGAATTTTTCTATAGGTCAGAGCCTCACGGCTCTGGCCTTGTTTTGTTGTTCCCGGAACAAAAATACCGGCGTATCTTTCCCGGTGTTCCTTGCTCCATATCGCTTAACCATGCTCGTCGTAACGGGAGCCGTATGTCGATACCACGCTTGAAGTCTTATCTCTCCATTTTTGCCACCGTGCTGGTGCTCGGTCAGGCGGTCACTGCTCAAGCAGTCGAATTGCCTGACTTCACGCAACTGGTCGAACAGGCCTCGCCTGCGGTGGTAAACATCAGTACCACGCAAAAACTGCCAGATCGCAAAGTTTCTGGCCAGATGCCTGATCTCGAGGGCTTGCCGCCCGCGCTGCGTGAGTTCTTTGAACGGGGCATGCCGCAGCCGCGCTCGCCTCGTGGTGATCGCCGTGAGGCGCAGTCCCTGGGTTCGGGGTTCATCATCTCGCCTGATGGCTACATCCTGACCAACAACCATGTGATCGCTGATGCTGACGAAATTCTCGTTCGCCTTGCCGATCGCAGTGAGTTGAAAGCCAAGCTGGTCGGCACTGATCCGCGTTCCGACGTGGCATTGCTGAAGATCGAAGGCAAAAACCTGCCGGTACTGAAACTCGGCAAATCCCAAGACCTGAAAGCCGGCCAGTGGGTTGTTGCCATCGGCTCGCCGTTCGGCTTCGATCACACGGTGACCCAAGGCATCGTCAGCGCCATCGGTCGCAGTCTGCCGAACGAGAACTATGTACCGTTCATCCAGACTGACGTGCCGATTAACCCGGGTAACTCCGGTGGCCCGCTGTTCAACCTGGCCGGTGAAGTGGTCGGGATCAACTCGCAGATCTACACCCGCTCCGGTGGGTTCATGGGCGTGTCGTTCGCGATTCCCATCGATGTTGCGATGGACGTGTCCAACCAGCTGAAAACCGGTGGCAAAGTCAGCCGTGGCTGGTTGGGCGTGGTGATTCAGGAAGTGAGCAAGGATCTGGCCGAGTCTTTCGGTCTTGAAAAACCGGCCGGTGCGCTGGTGGCTCAGATCCAGGACGACGGCCCGGCAGCCAAAGGTGGTCTGCAGGTGGGTGATGTGATCTTGAGCATGAACGGTCAACCGATCGTTATGTCTGCTGATCTGCCGCATCTGGTCGGCGCGCTGAAAGAAGGCGCCAAGGCCAATCTCGAAGTGATCCGTGAAGGCAAACGCAAAAATGTCGAACTGACAGTGGGTGCGATCCCTGATGAGGGCGCGGAGCTGGATTCACCGCTTAAATCCGGTGCTGAAGCCAGCAGCAATCGTCTGGGTGTTGCCGTCGGCGATCTAACCGCTGAGCAGAAGAAGACCTATGACCTCAAGGGTGGGGTGGTTATCAAGGAGGTGCAAGACGGTCCTGCTGAACTGATTGGCTTGCAACCTGGCGATGTCATTACTCACCTGAACAATCAGGCGATCAGCGACAGCAAACAGTTCACTGAAATTGCCAAGGCGCTGCCGAAGAATCGCTCGGTTTCGATGCGTGTTCTGCGTCAAGGTCATGCCAGCTTCATCACCTTCAAACTGGCTGAATAAACCAGTCGGTGGCTGAATAAGAAACCGCCTCGAAAGAGGCGGTTTTTTTGTGTCCGGAATTTAGGTTCCTTGTACGCGTCAGCCCATCATGTCCTTGATCATGCGCTCCTGTTCCATCAGTTCGCGTTGGCGCG
This genomic window contains:
- a CDS encoding DegQ family serine endoprotease translates to MSIPRLKSYLSIFATVLVLGQAVTAQAVELPDFTQLVEQASPAVVNISTTQKLPDRKVSGQMPDLEGLPPALREFFERGMPQPRSPRGDRREAQSLGSGFIISPDGYILTNNHVIADADEILVRLADRSELKAKLVGTDPRSDVALLKIEGKNLPVLKLGKSQDLKAGQWVVAIGSPFGFDHTVTQGIVSAIGRSLPNENYVPFIQTDVPINPGNSGGPLFNLAGEVVGINSQIYTRSGGFMGVSFAIPIDVAMDVSNQLKTGGKVSRGWLGVVIQEVSKDLAESFGLEKPAGALVAQIQDDGPAAKGGLQVGDVILSMNGQPIVMSADLPHLVGALKEGAKANLEVIREGKRKNVELTVGAIPDEGAELDSPLKSGAEASSNRLGVAVGDLTAEQKKTYDLKGGVVIKEVQDGPAELIGLQPGDVITHLNNQAISDSKQFTEIAKALPKNRSVSMRVLRQGHASFITFKLAE